One segment of Paenibacillus rhizovicinus DNA contains the following:
- a CDS encoding ABC transporter permease, translating to MSQTAPSPFEKLEQKHSEAEVIATESRSTWQITWARLRSNRWAMTGLYILVAITVLAIVCPMFSPYTSYTNDLDNTFASPSAKHWFGTDNLGRDLFTRVWMGVRISLTVGVAAALFDLLIGIIYGGIMGYASKRVGGVMNKIAEMLYAIPHLLVVILLSVVMGSSLTTIIIALSITGWITMSWIVRGQILQLKTQEYVLAAQSMGASNARILFKHLIPNTLGPIIVTVTLSVPSAIFSEAFLSFLGLGVQSPAASLGSLIGEALSSWTLYPWLMLIPAALLSITMLAFNIFGDGLQDAFDPKMKK from the coding sequence ATGAGTCAAACTGCTCCGTCGCCGTTCGAAAAGCTGGAACAAAAGCATTCCGAGGCCGAGGTTATCGCAACCGAAAGCCGATCAACTTGGCAAATTACTTGGGCAAGGCTGCGCAGCAACCGCTGGGCCATGACCGGTTTGTATATTCTCGTCGCAATTACGGTGCTTGCCATCGTTTGTCCGATGTTTTCGCCGTATACGTCGTATACGAACGATTTGGATAATACCTTTGCATCGCCTTCGGCCAAGCATTGGTTCGGAACGGACAATCTAGGACGCGATTTATTTACGCGCGTGTGGATGGGCGTCCGTATTTCCTTGACAGTCGGCGTCGCGGCCGCATTGTTCGATTTGCTCATCGGTATCATTTATGGCGGTATCATGGGTTATGCCAGCAAGCGCGTCGGCGGCGTCATGAACAAAATCGCCGAAATGCTGTATGCCATTCCGCATCTGCTCGTCGTGATTTTGCTCAGCGTCGTTATGGGCTCGTCCCTCACGACCATCATCATCGCCTTGTCGATTACGGGCTGGATTACGATGTCGTGGATCGTCCGCGGTCAAATTCTTCAGCTGAAAACGCAAGAATACGTGTTGGCTGCCCAATCGATGGGCGCGAGCAACGCGCGTATCCTGTTTAAACATCTGATTCCGAATACGCTAGGTCCGATTATCGTTACGGTTACCTTGTCGGTGCCGTCGGCGATCTTCTCCGAAGCGTTCCTGAGTTTCTTGGGTCTGGGCGTTCAGTCGCCGGCAGCCTCTCTCGGTTCCTTGATCGGCGAAGCTTTGTCTTCGTGGACCTTGTATCCGTGGTTGATGCTTATCCCGGCTGCGCTGCTCAGTATCACGATGCTTGCCTTTAATATTTTCGGTGATGGTTTGCAGGACGCATTCGATCCGAAAATGAAAAAATAA
- a CDS encoding ABC transporter permease has product MVRYLGGKLVNIVFSLLILATATFFLMKAVPGDPFTQEKAIPPEIKANIMAHYGLDKPLGEQYLVYMKKLLQFDLGLSMKSQNRTVTSIITDSFGTSAKIGIFAVIISVIVGIYLGMMAALRHRKLVDNSAMMLAVIGISVPNFVIGSMIQYFLAVKVPIFHVAGLESPIDYVLPTIALSTLPIAFIARLTRSTMLEVLTSDYIRTAKAKGLTPRAILWKHGLRNGILPVVTYLGPMTANIITGSVVVEQIFGLPGLGAYFVDSVMNRDYTLIMGITIFYAVILMAARFVTDILYIFVDPRIKLSGGVVKP; this is encoded by the coding sequence ATGGTTCGGTACTTGGGTGGTAAACTTGTCAACATCGTGTTTTCCCTTCTTATTCTAGCCACCGCAACCTTCTTCTTAATGAAAGCAGTCCCTGGGGACCCTTTCACCCAAGAGAAGGCTATTCCACCGGAAATTAAAGCGAACATTATGGCGCATTACGGATTGGATAAACCGCTCGGCGAACAATATTTGGTGTACATGAAGAAATTGCTTCAATTCGATTTGGGACTTTCCATGAAAAGTCAAAATCGTACGGTTACGAGCATCATTACGGATTCCTTTGGCACATCGGCCAAAATCGGTATTTTTGCCGTTATCATTTCGGTTATCGTAGGTATTTATCTGGGGATGATGGCAGCACTGCGTCATCGAAAATTGGTCGATAATTCAGCGATGATGCTGGCCGTTATCGGCATTTCGGTGCCTAACTTCGTTATTGGATCCATGATTCAATATTTTTTGGCCGTTAAAGTACCGATTTTCCACGTGGCCGGATTGGAAAGTCCGATCGACTATGTGCTTCCCACGATTGCGCTGTCGACGCTCCCGATTGCTTTTATTGCCCGTCTTACCCGCTCTACCATGCTGGAAGTGTTGACTTCCGATTATATTCGTACAGCTAAGGCTAAAGGCTTGACGCCAAGAGCCATTCTTTGGAAACACGGTTTGCGTAACGGTATCTTGCCGGTCGTCACTTATTTGGGACCGATGACCGCTAACATTATTACCGGTTCTGTCGTCGTTGAACAGATTTTCGGTCTTCCGGGCTTAGGAGCCTACTTTGTAGACAGCGTTATGAATCGTGATTACACGCTCATTATGGGGATCACCATTTTCTATGCTGTCATTCTGATGGCTGCGCGTTTCGTGACAGATATTCTGTACATTTTCGTAGATCCACGCATTAAACTGAGCGGGGGTGTAGTTAAACCATGA